One region of Gemmatimonadota bacterium genomic DNA includes:
- a CDS encoding TonB-dependent receptor, whose protein sequence is MFFLNRFIPILVCVGLLSGVVQAQSVGTITGTVTDATSGDKLEAVQVHIPTLKLGVVSDEQGRFTIPNVPSGAHELRADLIGYATATAVITVTAGETVTVALQMNSSALYLDEVVVTGTAFKEAPISMTYAVAVVGREKMAEQGSPQAVDFFKNLGASHGVIGERSSWYNAGQAATLTESIANVNLRGLGASRTLVLINSRRQTYVPARLIGGRFVDVNVIPSIALDRIEVLKEGASAIYGSDAVAGVANFLTRSDFEGFEVSGAHEYFEGAGDTNIGAIWGKKLAEGTHAVISAEWMGRQALPSTDRDYLLQPWHGGGQRLGWSSLGNPGTFAIGAPAPWTAAIHAPRCEEFGGFRESWTCRFRYQQYENLVEKMSHIRVFAELNGTLDSGTNYHVEYLWAEAEIPDWYTTPSYPPFPLTDTSIMEVAPDHPGRQAFCEDYGANPGDLYYDACRGGENWYFNGRPFGNSGPGRTLSRQSNTLRMAASANGDFKAFGGRDAHFDVGLSYSRTAGNYNLPGVYIERLFLGFRGFGGPNCGVDVVADPTSLAGMRLGRIYDQVAGQGNCEYYNPFGNAIEFTDQHGSNFENSPNPGYRPDLANSPELREWLANQEVDLQSTADILVADATLTGTWTENVWLNASYAAGYQFRKLSATGDPNDPGDVTINPCPVPGDKGCSEEDKFGPYAFTNVNRPYSEDQTVHRFFGEIPLSLGERVDVQLAANYEFHDVASSFDPKVGWRMQLLESPTHSLFMRGSVQTTFRTPSLDDVNESPLSTLEWINQTGAYQTVDRIGSKDLKPEQAFTYNAGLALVTEAGFEATFDYWSYDFKDVIGAMPHGRITDLYADEANKNALKQFIVCPDGVGTGTCAASELERVRVDIVNWPGVKTSGIDVHLGTRIPAGTGQFAASLDGTYTLSYETKALMHGNLVLQDAADAAGYLNFGNPIATSLPKLKGRVSAGYHWKTYSLVSYLNYISSYEDRGSMGSDNDTIRNLFGTIDSFVTWDVSFLWNVSRGVNIAFSGMNLLGTRPPLVNIEQAYDGFTHDPKERRLKLGLTYQFGSL, encoded by the coding sequence ATGTTTTTCTTGAACAGATTTATTCCGATTCTGGTATGTGTGGGATTGCTTTCTGGCGTGGTCCAGGCGCAATCTGTTGGAACTATTACCGGTACAGTGACCGACGCTACAAGCGGAGATAAATTAGAAGCGGTTCAGGTCCACATCCCGACTCTGAAACTGGGAGTAGTGTCAGATGAGCAAGGTCGCTTTACCATTCCAAATGTGCCTTCTGGGGCACACGAACTGAGAGCCGATCTGATCGGCTATGCGACCGCGACAGCGGTTATTACTGTGACGGCTGGAGAAACCGTGACGGTTGCGTTGCAGATGAATTCCTCCGCGCTTTATCTGGATGAAGTGGTTGTGACTGGTACGGCGTTTAAGGAGGCGCCCATCAGTATGACGTATGCGGTCGCTGTGGTTGGGCGAGAAAAGATGGCAGAGCAAGGGTCTCCACAGGCGGTTGATTTCTTTAAAAATCTGGGTGCGAGCCACGGCGTGATCGGCGAGCGGAGCAGTTGGTACAATGCGGGTCAGGCTGCCACGCTTACGGAGAGTATTGCCAATGTGAACCTGCGTGGACTGGGAGCTTCGCGGACCCTGGTGTTGATCAATAGCCGCCGACAGACCTATGTTCCGGCGCGCTTGATCGGTGGGCGCTTTGTCGATGTCAATGTTATTCCCTCTATCGCCCTTGACCGGATTGAGGTGCTCAAGGAGGGAGCCTCGGCTATCTATGGATCAGATGCAGTGGCCGGCGTCGCCAATTTTTTGACCCGATCCGATTTTGAGGGTTTTGAAGTCTCGGGTGCCCACGAGTATTTCGAAGGCGCTGGCGATACAAATATAGGCGCGATATGGGGTAAAAAACTCGCCGAAGGAACTCATGCGGTTATTTCTGCGGAATGGATGGGACGCCAGGCGCTACCATCTACTGATAGGGATTATTTGTTGCAGCCGTGGCATGGCGGAGGGCAACGTCTCGGATGGTCGAGTTTGGGGAATCCCGGCACCTTTGCCATTGGTGCGCCAGCTCCGTGGACCGCTGCCATCCACGCCCCCCGTTGTGAGGAATTTGGCGGTTTTCGGGAATCGTGGACATGTCGCTTCCGCTATCAGCAGTATGAGAATCTGGTCGAAAAAATGAGCCATATCCGTGTTTTTGCTGAGCTCAATGGCACTCTGGACAGTGGTACGAATTATCACGTGGAGTACCTGTGGGCCGAGGCTGAGATCCCCGATTGGTACACGACGCCTTCGTATCCGCCGTTCCCACTGACAGACACGAGTATTATGGAAGTCGCGCCCGATCATCCGGGGCGGCAGGCATTTTGCGAGGATTACGGTGCAAATCCCGGCGATCTGTATTACGACGCCTGTCGGGGCGGCGAGAACTGGTATTTCAATGGGCGGCCATTCGGGAACTCGGGGCCAGGGCGCACGTTGAGTCGTCAATCGAATACTTTGCGCATGGCGGCTTCGGCAAATGGCGATTTTAAGGCGTTCGGCGGTCGAGATGCCCATTTTGACGTGGGTCTCTCTTATTCGCGCACTGCGGGCAATTACAATTTGCCGGGGGTGTACATTGAGCGATTATTCCTCGGCTTCCGCGGTTTTGGGGGACCAAATTGCGGCGTTGACGTGGTAGCAGATCCGACGTCTCTGGCAGGGATGCGACTCGGACGGATCTACGACCAGGTAGCAGGGCAGGGCAACTGCGAGTATTACAACCCCTTCGGCAATGCCATCGAGTTCACGGATCAACATGGCTCGAATTTTGAGAACTCGCCGAATCCCGGTTATCGTCCCGATCTTGCGAATAGTCCCGAATTGCGGGAGTGGCTCGCTAATCAGGAAGTCGATCTACAGAGTACCGCGGATATCCTGGTCGCCGATGCGACGCTGACGGGAACATGGACAGAGAACGTCTGGCTCAACGCGAGTTATGCCGCCGGATATCAGTTCCGCAAGCTCAGTGCTACTGGCGATCCGAACGATCCGGGTGATGTGACCATCAACCCATGTCCAGTTCCGGGTGATAAGGGTTGCTCAGAGGAAGATAAGTTCGGTCCCTATGCGTTCACGAATGTGAATCGGCCGTACTCCGAAGACCAGACAGTACACCGCTTTTTTGGTGAAATTCCCCTGAGCCTGGGAGAGCGCGTTGATGTGCAACTCGCCGCGAACTACGAGTTCCACGATGTGGCGAGCAGTTTTGATCCCAAGGTCGGCTGGCGCATGCAGCTTTTGGAATCCCCGACTCATTCCCTGTTTATGCGCGGCTCGGTGCAGACGACATTTCGCACGCCATCGCTGGACGATGTAAACGAAAGCCCGTTATCGACGCTCGAGTGGATCAACCAGACGGGTGCGTACCAGACGGTCGATAGAATCGGGAGCAAGGACCTCAAACCCGAACAGGCATTTACCTATAATGCGGGTCTCGCGCTGGTGACAGAGGCAGGCTTTGAAGCGACATTCGACTATTGGAGCTACGATTTCAAGGATGTAATCGGTGCTATGCCCCACGGGAGGATTACCGACTTATATGCCGATGAAGCCAATAAGAATGCCCTGAAGCAATTCATTGTCTGTCCAGATGGGGTAGGCACTGGCACCTGTGCGGCCTCAGAACTCGAGCGGGTGCGAGTTGATATCGTCAACTGGCCGGGAGTCAAGACTTCGGGAATTGATGTGCATCTGGGCACGCGGATACCAGCGGGTACAGGGCAATTCGCGGCCAGTCTGGATGGCACTTATACGCTGTCGTATGAAACAAAGGCTCTGATGCATGGCAATTTGGTGCTCCAGGATGCGGCAGACGCTGCGGGGTACTTGAATTTTGGCAATCCCATTGCGACTTCGCTTCCCAAGTTGAAAGGGCGAGTATCGGCGGGCTATCATTGGAAAACCTACAGCCTCGTGAGCTATCTGAACTATATTTCGTCTTATGAGGACCGGGGATCAATGGGATCCGATAATGATACTATTAGAAATTTATTCGGTACTATTGACTCGTTTGTCACATGGGATGTGAGTTTTCTCTGGAATGTGTCCAGAGGGGTGAATATCGCATTCTCTGGAATGAATCTGCTCGGCACCAGGCCACCTCTGGTGAATATCGAACAAGCCTACGATGGCTTCACGCACGATCCCAAAGAGCGGCGGTTGAAGCTGGGCCTTACATATCAATTCGGGAGTTTATAA
- a CDS encoding VOC family protein gives MVGNELSFDHIHIISEDPRASAAWYVDKLGAEIKGEITLRAAPQIKVSLGGTTLLIRGRRLGEDPSKPAPMRDFEDYSSHNEYGTDHFGFTYCGDLRAYCEVLRDRGVEFVVEPWEFIPGSGGVICYIAAPDGVSIELVQARQR, from the coding sequence ATGGTGGGAAATGAGTTGTCATTTGATCACATCCATATCATCAGCGAGGATCCGCGAGCTTCGGCAGCGTGGTACGTGGATAAATTAGGTGCAGAGATCAAAGGCGAGATTACGCTTCGTGCCGCGCCGCAGATCAAGGTAAGTCTGGGAGGGACGACGCTTCTGATCCGCGGAAGACGCCTCGGTGAAGATCCGTCCAAACCCGCGCCGATGCGAGATTTTGAGGATTATTCGAGCCATAACGAATACGGTACCGATCATTTTGGTTTCACATACTGTGGCGACTTGCGGGCATATTGCGAGGTGTTGCGCGATAGGGGAGTAGAGTTCGTGGTTGAGCCATGGGAATTTATCCCCGGCAGCGGCGGTGTGATATGCTATATCGCCGCACCCGATGGTGTCAGTATTGAACTTGTTCAGGCGAGGCAGCGCTGA
- a CDS encoding enolase, translating into MKIKTIELINLDVPFTPHSQKHLGYWLPHWRIHQVCHITLENGVEGWGETIPNYTWAKVPGDIEDRIVGRPAAELMWDDSLGAGVQMALFDAIAKAQDVPIYRLLGPKVRDWCPISWWNMDMPPEGWAEECRQAAQAGYTSSKLKARPWFDLHAAIQAVQKVVPPGFHLDLDYNGTLANSANAIPHLRELEAYPEVAMIETPIPQNDVAGNKQIRNLIARPIAMHYNNPPIETTMKEDVTDGFVICAGASRLLKQASVCEQWNKPFWLQLVGSGITTAWAAHLGAVLPQAKWPAITCMNIWEHQLIKPAIEVRGGFYRVTETPGLGVEIDPAALEQYAADYTWVDPPRHLYAYRRKSGEVTYYACTKQDMHHVYPEDSQPISEPDSSLDVIEDDDTEAFEKLYSESKKSAVRKKTREA; encoded by the coding sequence ATGAAAATCAAAACCATTGAACTCATCAATCTCGACGTCCCCTTCACGCCACACAGCCAGAAACACCTCGGCTACTGGCTTCCCCACTGGCGAATACACCAGGTTTGTCATATCACACTCGAAAATGGCGTTGAAGGATGGGGCGAAACCATACCCAATTACACCTGGGCCAAAGTACCAGGCGATATTGAAGACAGAATCGTCGGCAGACCTGCCGCTGAATTAATGTGGGATGACAGCCTTGGCGCTGGCGTACAGATGGCTCTGTTTGATGCCATAGCAAAAGCGCAAGATGTTCCTATATATCGCCTGCTGGGCCCAAAAGTGCGCGACTGGTGCCCAATATCGTGGTGGAATATGGACATGCCACCCGAAGGATGGGCGGAAGAATGCCGACAAGCCGCCCAGGCGGGATATACCAGTTCAAAACTCAAAGCCCGCCCATGGTTTGACCTGCACGCAGCCATTCAGGCCGTTCAAAAAGTAGTTCCACCCGGTTTTCACCTCGACCTCGACTACAACGGCACCCTTGCTAATTCCGCCAATGCAATCCCGCATCTTCGAGAATTGGAAGCCTATCCCGAAGTGGCGATGATCGAAACGCCGATTCCGCAAAACGACGTGGCGGGCAACAAGCAAATCAGAAATTTGATTGCGCGGCCCATTGCCATGCACTACAACAATCCGCCTATTGAAACGACCATGAAAGAAGATGTCACCGATGGTTTTGTCATCTGTGCAGGCGCCTCGCGCCTTCTCAAACAAGCATCCGTATGCGAGCAATGGAACAAGCCCTTCTGGCTACAACTCGTCGGCTCTGGCATCACAACAGCCTGGGCAGCGCATTTGGGCGCGGTCCTCCCCCAGGCCAAATGGCCGGCCATTACGTGTATGAACATCTGGGAACACCAACTCATAAAACCCGCGATTGAAGTTCGAGGCGGCTTTTACCGCGTCACTGAAACCCCGGGCCTCGGCGTAGAAATTGATCCCGCCGCATTGGAACAATACGCCGCAGACTATACCTGGGTCGATCCTCCTCGCCACCTTTACGCGTACCGCAGAAAAAGCGGTGAAGTTACCTATTACGCCTGCACAAAACAGGACATGCACCACGTCTATCCCGAAGATTCCCAGCCCATATCAGAACCCGACTCATCACTCGATGTTATTGAAGACGACGACACAGAAGCATTTGAGAAATTGTACAGCGAATCAAAAAAGTCGGCCGTGCGAAAAAAAACACGTGAGGCGTGA
- a CDS encoding modification methylase, which translates to MNYIGSKYSLRYFLEEGILKNVNSDCKVFCDVFAGTGVVGTHFKQKGFKIIANDIQYYSFCLNRALVGISQVPAFDGVLDDGKIVPTTLICDATDIVLEYLNTLDGRSGFIYRNYCPGGTEGTEFKRQYFSDENGRRCDAIRMQIENWWQAGKLTEDEYFYLLASLIDAADRVANTASVYGAFLKHVKKSAMKPLQLKRLGIVESDEDHEVHNVNGQALVERLSCDVLYMDPPYNHRQYCANYHVLETIARYDDPNLKGVTGLRPQDDQKSDFCMKRRALPAFEEMVRKTSAQYVFLSYNSEGIMGKDEILQAMGQYGEADLMTRDYQRFRADVDRENRVYKADQVQEYLFCLNKQ; encoded by the coding sequence ATGAATTACATCGGTAGCAAGTATTCTCTCCGTTACTTCCTTGAGGAGGGTATTTTAAAAAATGTAAATTCAGATTGTAAGGTGTTCTGTGATGTTTTTGCTGGCACTGGTGTTGTGGGGACGCATTTTAAGCAGAAGGGCTTTAAGATTATCGCTAACGATATCCAATACTACTCCTTTTGTCTCAATCGCGCACTTGTAGGCATTAGTCAAGTACCCGCATTTGATGGCGTTCTGGATGATGGAAAAATAGTTCCGACAACACTAATTTGCGACGCAACCGACATTGTATTGGAATATCTCAATACTTTGGATGGAAGGTCCGGATTTATCTATCGAAATTATTGCCCAGGAGGGACAGAGGGGACAGAGTTTAAGAGACAGTATTTCTCTGATGAGAATGGCAGGCGGTGTGATGCGATTCGGATGCAGATTGAAAACTGGTGGCAGGCGGGCAAATTGACGGAGGATGAGTATTTTTATCTTCTGGCGAGTTTGATAGATGCGGCAGACCGGGTTGCGAATACGGCGTCGGTCTATGGTGCATTTTTGAAGCATGTCAAGAAGAGTGCGATGAAGCCCCTGCAATTGAAGCGGCTTGGTATTGTCGAGAGCGATGAAGATCACGAAGTACATAATGTGAATGGGCAAGCGTTGGTCGAGCGTCTGTCCTGCGATGTGCTGTATATGGATCCGCCCTATAATCATCGCCAGTACTGTGCGAATTACCATGTGCTTGAGACAATTGCGCGGTACGATGATCCGAATTTAAAAGGCGTGACGGGCCTGCGTCCACAGGACGACCAAAAATCGGATTTTTGTATGAAGAGGCGGGCGTTACCCGCATTTGAGGAGATGGTTAGAAAGACATCGGCGCAGTATGTATTCCTCAGTTATAATAGCGAGGGGATTATGGGTAAGGATGAAATTTTGCAGGCGATGGGGCAATACGGAGAGGCGGATTTGATGACGCGGGATTACCAGCGTTTTCGGGCAGATGTAGATCGGGAGAACCGGGTTTATAAAGCAGATCAAGTGCAGGAGTATCTGTTCTGTTTAAATAAGCAGTGA
- a CDS encoding phytanoyl-CoA dioxygenase family protein, with protein MSEQKYRVAPPGFTRDQWDEFQEDGMLVVEDALTDEECDRYIEMMDAAATRSEKYDPAKFFGPNNIVERYPEFAELIDHPRHIGFMHDVYGELLKLHISQFFLRPRDTSRNKWHPDGARALPYGVFSPVLPIQIKVAYWLTDLPEPDMGNFVYMPGSHKGQYFDFYDTHDEVPGEKVICPKRGTMTFMHCNTWHRVAPNNTDIVRKNIFLAYCPSWICEADRHQCDPDWLATLNREQRIIMRSYNGGYARTKPAASEFPLFLDRETGSDRDYGVWPDHVALHRRKRMTTVEKFELAST; from the coding sequence ATGTCAGAACAGAAATATCGCGTGGCACCGCCGGGGTTTACGCGGGATCAGTGGGACGAATTTCAAGAGGATGGCATGCTCGTTGTGGAAGACGCACTGACAGACGAGGAATGCGATCGCTATATCGAGATGATGGATGCTGCAGCTACCCGCAGTGAAAAATACGATCCCGCGAAATTTTTTGGGCCAAACAATATCGTGGAACGGTATCCCGAATTTGCCGAGTTAATTGATCACCCTCGGCACATCGGCTTTATGCACGATGTGTATGGCGAATTGTTAAAGCTCCATATTTCCCAATTTTTCTTGCGTCCTCGCGATACGAGTCGTAACAAGTGGCATCCCGATGGCGCGCGCGCTTTGCCCTATGGCGTTTTTTCACCGGTTTTGCCCATACAAATCAAAGTGGCGTATTGGCTGACCGATCTTCCCGAGCCAGATATGGGAAATTTTGTCTATATGCCCGGCAGCCACAAGGGGCAGTATTTTGATTTTTACGATACCCATGATGAAGTCCCCGGCGAAAAAGTAATTTGTCCAAAGCGCGGCACGATGACATTTATGCACTGCAATACCTGGCATCGCGTGGCGCCCAATAATACGGATATCGTGAGAAAGAATATCTTTTTGGCTTATTGTCCGTCGTGGATTTGCGAAGCGGACAGGCACCAATGCGATCCCGATTGGCTCGCCACGCTCAACCGCGAACAGCGCATTATTATGCGAAGTTACAATGGCGGATATGCGAGGACCAAGCCCGCAGCAAGTGAATTTCCGCTCTTTCTGGATCGGGAAACGGGCTCTGATCGAGACTATGGCGTTTGGCCCGATCACGTTGCGTTGCATCGGCGCAAACGCATGACCACAGTTGAAAAATTTGAGTTGGCATCTACTTGA
- a CDS encoding Gfo/Idh/MocA family oxidoreductase, whose amino-acid sequence MSSMVLIFMAYLWEKVDIAHNMTHSIRCQVQQEKENVHGVKSWFILVAILSINNSRRRCMAVQCIHLGVGGRGKWPVAMFAERDDVESVAFVDVDEGNMNAAMEVSGLPESRCFRTLEQAMNNVESDCVIVITPPDSHADMILEAARAGKHVLVEKPFTKTLASAKYVVDEADRMGVKVGVSQNAKYNPATMTLSRHLREETYGKASFGLFTKIGWRSKGVHHSGHDDHSYLWERGIHDLDTMRYILGALPVRMWAHSFNPPWSPYKGGAGVSGWVEFDGGATATYFATFEPHKSGGETRVDVDEGTLSLEGGNLVLTRRKADPEILPLDAGPTSTDLIVNQFVAWINGGEEPEFSGRNNLVTVAMVEGMGISSESGRIVSLKEFVNV is encoded by the coding sequence ATGAGTTCAATGGTTTTGATTTTCATGGCTTACCTCTGGGAAAAAGTTGATATAGCGCACAATATGACACATAGTATTCGATGTCAAGTACAACAGGAGAAAGAAAACGTGCATGGGGTAAAAAGTTGGTTTATATTGGTCGCGATCTTATCCATCAACAATTCAAGGAGGCGATGTATGGCAGTGCAGTGTATTCATCTGGGTGTTGGCGGCAGGGGAAAGTGGCCGGTTGCTATGTTTGCCGAGCGAGATGACGTGGAAAGTGTGGCTTTTGTCGATGTTGACGAAGGCAATATGAATGCCGCTATGGAAGTGTCGGGTTTGCCCGAGTCGCGGTGTTTTAGGACGCTTGAACAAGCCATGAACAATGTGGAATCGGATTGTGTGATCGTTATCACACCTCCAGATTCCCACGCGGATATGATTTTGGAAGCGGCCAGAGCGGGTAAGCATGTTCTGGTTGAAAAGCCATTTACAAAAACTCTGGCGTCGGCAAAGTACGTTGTGGACGAAGCCGACCGCATGGGGGTCAAAGTGGGTGTGAGTCAGAATGCCAAATACAATCCGGCGACGATGACCCTATCGCGCCACTTGCGGGAAGAGACGTATGGCAAGGCGAGTTTTGGGCTTTTCACCAAAATCGGCTGGCGCAGCAAGGGGGTACACCATTCGGGTCACGACGATCATTCCTATTTGTGGGAGCGAGGGATTCACGATCTGGATACCATGCGATATATTTTGGGCGCATTGCCCGTGCGGATGTGGGCACATAGCTTTAATCCGCCCTGGAGTCCATATAAAGGCGGGGCAGGTGTTTCCGGGTGGGTGGAATTTGATGGGGGAGCGACTGCGACCTATTTTGCGACTTTTGAACCGCATAAATCGGGTGGCGAAACCCGGGTGGATGTGGATGAAGGTACGCTTTCCCTTGAGGGTGGCAATCTCGTTTTGACGCGCCGCAAGGCCGATCCCGAAATATTGCCTCTGGACGCGGGTCCTACTTCGACAGATCTGATTGTCAATCAATTTGTCGCGTGGATAAATGGCGGTGAAGAACCCGAGTTTTCCGGGCGCAACAATCTGGTGACTGTGGCGATGGTCGAGGGGATGGGCATTTCCTCAGAGTCCGGGCGGATTGTGTCGCTCAAGGAGTTTGTGAATGTGTGA
- a CDS encoding D-2-hydroxyacid dehydrogenase translates to MQEAVVKVLINDRLDDHHLVQIQSSVGDIDLIIPDSSDDALEIMPEIDIIFGGMSRDMFKRAERLKWVQTWGAGVDGMMYAEFVHSEVILTSAKGTVGVHLSEHAMALLLGLTRGIARAIRTADWNERMPIRHASWELIDKTMGIVGLGGTGCDVAIRAHAFGMRIIAVDPEDVEVPDCVEACWNMDRFYDLLSASDIVVVCCPLTEETRGIFDRMAFEKMQSHALLVNVTRGKIMDDASLVAALETGQIAGAGLDVTPQEPLPDDHPLWNMPNVIITPHTAGGSPNRQDRIVNLFCENLRRFLNGEDMLSVIDKNKGY, encoded by the coding sequence ATGCAGGAGGCAGTTGTGAAGGTATTGATTAACGATCGCCTGGACGATCACCACCTGGTGCAGATTCAATCGTCGGTTGGGGATATCGACCTGATTATCCCCGATTCAAGTGATGATGCGCTGGAAATTATGCCCGAAATTGATATCATTTTTGGAGGCATGAGCCGCGATATGTTCAAACGCGCCGAACGCTTGAAGTGGGTGCAGACCTGGGGCGCGGGCGTCGATGGCATGATGTATGCCGAGTTTGTCCATAGTGAGGTGATTTTGACGAGTGCAAAGGGCACTGTGGGCGTTCATTTATCGGAACACGCGATGGCTCTTTTGCTCGGATTGACCCGGGGAATTGCGCGCGCGATCAGAACGGCTGATTGGAATGAGCGTATGCCCATTCGCCACGCATCGTGGGAATTGATCGATAAAACAATGGGGATTGTGGGGTTGGGTGGCACGGGATGCGATGTGGCAATCCGAGCGCATGCGTTTGGCATGAGAATTATAGCTGTTGATCCAGAAGATGTCGAGGTGCCAGACTGTGTAGAGGCCTGCTGGAATATGGATCGTTTTTACGATCTTTTATCCGCGTCTGACATCGTGGTGGTCTGCTGTCCGTTGACAGAGGAAACGCGCGGGATTTTTGACCGCATGGCATTTGAAAAGATGCAGAGTCACGCGCTTCTGGTCAATGTCACGCGGGGTAAAATTATGGATGACGCATCTCTGGTTGCGGCATTGGAAACCGGACAGATTGCCGGGGCGGGGTTAGATGTGACGCCACAAGAGCCACTGCCAGACGATCATCCGTTGTGGAATATGCCCAATGTTATTATCACACCGCATACTGCGGGAGGGTCTCCCAATAGACAGGATCGCATTGTGAATCTGTTTTGCGAAAACTTGCGGCGTTTTCTGAATGGGGAAGATATGCTGAGTGTGATCGATAAAAATAAGGGGTATTGA
- a CDS encoding BCCT family transporter, with protein MQIPEGLHDREYRKLFGLDIYLTPVFVISGITIVAFVTGALVFQEAATEGFKNIREWLTANLDWFFIIAANLVVLFCFYVALSPLGKVRLGGVDAKPEYTYLTYLAMLFAAGVGIGLLFFGVAEPVYYFKAPPLGITPGTEEAVSIGIAATVFHWGLHGWAIYGVVGLALGYFSYNRGLPLTIRSAFYPLFGDRVWGWPGHIIDTFAIFAGLFGLATSLGLGVQQVTSGLNYLFDIPANNTTMVVLIVAITSIALISVLTGINVGIKRLSQFNIIIAFLLLLTVISLGPTLYIFRSIFAGFGSYFAQVVPLSNWIGREDVAFVRDWTTFYWAWWFAWAPFVGTFIARISKGRTVREFVVSVLLLPTLLCLLWFGTFSGTAFYQHIVEGYTGVTENVEAWKLEIALFKMFDKLPMATLLSSVAMLLTVVFFVTSSDSGSLILDTIAAGGKVDAPVAQRVFWCTIEGLVAIALLLGGGLSALQAASLTTGFPFAIVLLGMAVCVWMGLRSEVRKSRG; from the coding sequence TTGCAAATACCTGAAGGATTACATGATAGGGAGTACCGCAAGCTATTCGGTTTAGATATTTATCTGACGCCAGTGTTTGTGATTTCCGGTATTACCATTGTCGCATTTGTGACTGGCGCTCTTGTCTTTCAGGAAGCCGCGACTGAAGGGTTTAAAAATATCCGCGAGTGGCTCACTGCGAATCTCGATTGGTTTTTTATTATTGCGGCCAATCTCGTCGTGCTCTTTTGTTTTTATGTGGCGCTATCGCCTCTTGGAAAGGTGCGCCTGGGCGGCGTAGATGCAAAACCCGAATACACCTATTTAACCTATCTCGCCATGCTTTTTGCTGCTGGCGTGGGTATAGGTTTGCTGTTTTTTGGGGTGGCGGAACCGGTGTACTACTTTAAAGCGCCACCACTCGGCATTACGCCAGGAACTGAGGAGGCCGTATCCATAGGGATAGCAGCGACGGTTTTTCATTGGGGGTTACACGGTTGGGCGATCTACGGCGTCGTTGGACTCGCTCTGGGTTACTTCTCGTACAACCGGGGGTTGCCCCTCACCATTCGCTCGGCGTTCTATCCCTTATTTGGCGACCGCGTCTGGGGCTGGCCCGGACATATTATTGATACTTTCGCCATATTCGCGGGATTGTTTGGGCTTGCAACCTCTCTCGGTCTGGGGGTTCAGCAGGTTACTTCCGGATTAAATTATCTGTTTGATATTCCCGCGAACAATACCACTATGGTGGTGCTAATTGTGGCGATCACGTCCATCGCGCTCATATCGGTGCTGACGGGTATTAATGTCGGTATTAAGCGTTTGAGCCAGTTCAATATCATTATCGCGTTTTTGTTGTTATTGACTGTTATCTCGCTCGGTCCAACGCTCTACATTTTTCGCAGTATCTTCGCTGGATTCGGTAGTTATTTCGCGCAGGTTGTACCGCTCAGCAATTGGATTGGGCGGGAGGATGTCGCCTTCGTGCGAGACTGGACGACTTTCTACTGGGCGTGGTGGTTTGCCTGGGCACCGTTTGTCGGTACGTTCATCGCTCGCATTTCAAAGGGGCGCACAGTGCGCGAGTTTGTCGTCTCTGTGCTTCTGCTGCCAACGCTTTTATGCCTGCTGTGGTTCGGCACTTTTAGCGGTACGGCGTTTTATCAACACATCGTTGAGGGCTATACCGGTGTAACAGAAAATGTCGAGGCGTGGAAGCTCGAAATCGCATTGTTCAAAATGTTTGATAAATTGCCGATGGCGACACTGCTTTCATCTGTGGCGATGCTTCTGACCGTCGTGTTTTTCGTTACTTCGTCAGATTCTGGATCTTTGATTCTCGACACCATTGCAGCCGGCGGCAAGGTTGATGCGCCAGTCGCACAACGCGTTTTTTGGTGTACGATTGAGGGGTTAGTCGCCATAGCGCTTCTGCTGGGCGGAGGTTTGAGTGCGTTGCAGGCTGCCTCGCTCACAACGGGCTTTCCGTTCGCCATTGTGCTATTGGGAATGGCTGTCTGCGTTTGGATGGGGCTTCGCAGCGAAGTGCGGAAATCGCGCGGATGA